The DNA window GGTCATCGGCAAATTACCGTCAGCTATCTGCTGGGCCTGGCCGTGCGCCACCAGTGCCGCTTCGTCAGCTTTGATGCCCGGTTGAACCTGCGCGCCGTGCCCGGCGCGCACGCGGAGCATTTGGTCACCCTCTGATCCCGAGAAATCCACCAAACACAAGGTTGTCGGTGTATAAATTTCTGGTCGAAAACCCTTGAAATTGAAATTTTCTTCTGCCAAGTAGAAAAATGACCGGAACACTCGTTGGATACGAATTCTGAGGGAACGCCTTGCCACCGGCGCCTTCCCTCTTGCTCGGCCTGCGGCCATCTTCCCCGCGACCAAAGTGACCGCAATGACGAACTATTTGCAAGTGCCTGGCCATGTTGCGCCGGTAACCAGCAGTCCACTGGAGCATCTGCTGTTCGCTCTCAAGCACGAGGGCCTGGAGACGCAGGCAGCGGTGCTCGCGCTGCAGAAGATCCGCTATTGAGACGCAACGCCCTGCGCGGAATTTGGCCTGCAAATGGCACAGGAAGCCCTCGACAAAGACCTGCGCGGTAGAGCGAATTTCTGGCCCGGTTCGACCGCGTCTACAAGGCGGTAAACGACGCGATCGACATGAATGAAAACGACCTTGCGCTGTTGGTGCGCTTCGCCGTTCAGAATGGCGAACAACTCTCGCACAACCGCGTCAAACAATTCATCGCGAAAGGCCATTCTCAGCAGCTACCGAACTTGGCCCAGCAGACCATCTCAGCAGCCTACGAACGCGAATAGTCAGCTTACGGTGCCAAGCGCGATGGGCACTTTTAAGTCATGGGAGGCTTTTGGCTGCACCGGGTCAAATGTGCCACCAACAGCCAGTTAATTGGAATCTGACCCCAATTTTATTCCAACAAAACCCGTTGGATGGGGTGGTCTCGGTCGGGAGACGGGGGTTTTAGAGATTTCCGTCCGACCCAATTTCTCAAAATGAATCCAAAGGAAAATAACCTAACGGCTCCGCATTTTCGGCATCAATTAAAACAGTCCAAACTTTTTCACGATCCACCATCGGCAGATATCGCAGACTGTCCACGGAACGTCCTGTTTCAGAAATAGCCTGATCAATCAATGCCGCTTGACTGGCAAAACGCTCCCTTAGATTCTTGACGGGCCTAGCGCTTTTGAGAACATCCCCAGTGCGGCTTGCATAGGGCTGCCACAGGTCACTGCGTGCGGACAATGGAATACCAGCCAACGCCTGCATCGTGGCATCAAATTGCTCCGAGGCGTTTTTGAATTTTCTGAGCGCAATCAAGGATGGGCCTGTGACAGGCAGTTTTTGCAAAGAGGGTGGCGCCTTCGACAAAATTCCATCATTAATATCTACAGCGTGAACTACGCTCAACCGATCATATTCATAAACCAGATAGACCGGCCGCGCCACGAAGACAGTCCACAAACCATATCCGAGAGCGAGTACCTGCAACGCTCCGATGATCATGAAGTCCGATACCAATTCACGGCGAGGCTTATTCTTATTAAAAATAATCAACGTAACCAGCGGCCCCACAATGATATCCACTGCTACGACAAGTATAAACAACGACCTGCCCCCGGAAATCTCCCTATAGGGATAGGGATACCATAGCCAAAAAACCAGCACCGCCGCCATAGTGGCAGCACACAAACTGATGCCCAAATGAATAGCACTGGCACGAAGTCGCTGTTTCCAATATCGTATTGCAGTCATAATCTATTGCAGATGTACATTTACAAAACACTAACGATAACATCAAAAATCATCACTACACAATATGAGAATCATTTTTTGATTTCATCAAAACCCTCCTCAAACCCCTTAGACAATCCACTCGGAAAATCAACCAATCCAACAGATTCAGGATATTTTTTTTGCATATTTTCCCAACGCTTTTCTATGGTATTACAGTGCGCTTCGGAATAGATACCACACAAGACTCTCAACTGCTTTTCAGCTGCCGCGTACTCACCTCGCATTGCTCTTGCTAAAGCATACTGGTACAAGGCTGGTGAGTAAGGATAACGCCGAGCCACCCTGGCCATTAATAAGATATTTTTATCACTCTCGTATTCATAGTCATGCATAACTCGAACATCATACATAGCCTTCAGCTGGCTTAGTATAAGAAATTCGGGCCGAACATCCGGAAGACCGATATCCCTTCCAATTTGTGCAGACTGCATTCTCACTGCCACGTCCACAGACACGGATTTCACATAGTCTATACAGACCGCAAAGTATAAAATAGCAGACGCCATAACCCATGGCACCTGAAGTTTCAACTTTGAACCATACTCTTTAAAAATCGAGCGCTTGCCATCCAGATAGCCCATCACCAACCCAGCAGGCATTAAAAAATATGCGTAAGATAGTGGATATTCAAGGAGCCCATGAATAAACACCCCAGCTACTAGACAATACAAAAACACCTCACTGCTGCCACCTCGGTAGACAAGGTGCCTAAAAAACCAGAGACAGATCAACCCGGCGAATATGATCGCAAGAGGCCATCCGTTCCAGACAATGAGATCCAGTATGAAGTTATGCGAGTAACTCATATAAGTTCGAAGAATAGGCACACTTTCGGCAGTAGCTTGCTGTGCCCACCCCGTTTGCAACCATCCATATCCAAACCATGGCCACATTGAAACAGCCTCCAACAGTGCTGACCACATGGTAATCCGCACGTCATGCATGGGTAGGTCGCGAAAATTCTGATCTGCTGTAATAAAGGCTTTACTTCCCATTAAAGGAACTACAAAGTACCAAGTTACAAATATGGCAAACACAAATAAAAATACATTTCTATTTTTGTCATTTTTCTGAAAAATCAGCACAGCGAAAATAAATGCCATTTGCAACCAGCCTGTCCGCGACTGCGTGATTGCCATACCAAAAGCCAGAAAACATCCTGCCAGTAGCATCACATAAATATTCAATCTACTTCTGGAATACAAGCACAATGAGGCACACAAAGCAATAAAACACAGAGTACTAAAGTTATTTATCTGGCCCAGGTTTGCACCAGGGCGATCGCCCATATCACTTTCCATAAAGAAAACCGCCAAACTCCATGTCTGGGTCCACTGAACAAGGGCTATACCAATGGATGCAATCGCGGACATAACCAACGTAAACAGAAGTGCGGTCATCCACTCTTCTTTTTCTTCCTGCCTTGCCATGAATGAGCCGACATGAATGGCAATAAGGTAGATCGATAGATAGAGAGATACCATGAAGGCATCACCGGAAAAGACCAGCAAGCCGGTTCCATACTGTATCCATGCCACACTGACGGCAAGCACCACAAATACAATAAGAGGCCACGCAATGCCAGAATGCAGTGATGGATATTTCCATGTACGGGCTGCTGCAGCGACCCAGAGCATTAAAATAGCCGCAAATGCCAACCCTTCATTCCAAGCAGGCAGCCAGGGGTACGCTTTGTTGGGAATCAACCATGACAATGACATCGCGATCAACCCCATCAATGCCATGATGCTTTTTAATTCCCGTGTCAACTTCGCTTCCTTTCTTCCATAAAAAAAGACCCCGAAGGGTCTTTTTAGATTGCTCTAGGCAATTAGATCTGACCGCGGCACGAGCCAGGCAGGTACTTGAGGGTCATGGTGGTGCCGTCACCAGCCAGACCACAACGCCAGCCCCAGATGGTGGTGTTCACGTCACCATTTGCCAAAGCCAAGGCCTGTGTCTTCATAGGCACCAGCGAAACAACCTTGCCAGCAGCATCTTTCAAGTCACTCGCGGCAGAAGCCGTGATCAACACCTTGCCGGCGGAATCAGTTTCCATCTTATCAACATATTTGGTACCGCTACCAGAACTGATTTCGCAACCCCATGTGTTGGCGAGAGGCAGTGTCGTACCCACGGTGGATTGCACGGTTTCCGTGATGCTGGTACGGCAGGCAGAGCCGGCCAAAATGATTTCAGAAACCTTGGCGCGAATGGTGTAGTCCTGGTACGCAGGCAGTGCCACAGCAGCCAAGATACCGATAATCGCCACAACGATCATCAATTCAATCAGGGTAAAACCTTGTTGCAGATTACGTTTCATATATTTCTCCTCGGAGTCAAGTGCAAATGAAAACCTGCAGACGTATTCTTCAGGTTCGGTGCTATACAAGCATGTTCTGTGCCAAACAACCTGTCGTTACATTCTTGCACCCATGAGTGCGGCTTTCATTGCGCAACGGCCCGTTTCGCAACAAATCACACGCCCCCATACTTCGACTGACATTTTTGTCTCTCACATCTGTCACC is part of the Simplicispira sp. 125 genome and encodes:
- a CDS encoding pilin, with protein sequence MKRNLQQGFTLIELMIVVAIIGILAAVALPAYQDYTIRAKVSEIILAGSACRTSITETVQSTVGTTLPLANTWGCEISSGSGTKYVDKMETDSAGKVLITASAASDLKDAAGKVVSLVPMKTQALALANGDVNTTIWGWRCGLAGDGTTMTLKYLPGSCRGQI
- a CDS encoding Wzy polymerase domain-containing protein is translated as MTRELKSIMALMGLIAMSLSWLIPNKAYPWLPAWNEGLAFAAILMLWVAAAARTWKYPSLHSGIAWPLIVFVVLAVSVAWIQYGTGLLVFSGDAFMVSLYLSIYLIAIHVGSFMARQEEKEEWMTALLFTLVMSAIASIGIALVQWTQTWSLAVFFMESDMGDRPGANLGQINNFSTLCFIALCASLCLYSRSRLNIYVMLLAGCFLAFGMAITQSRTGWLQMAFIFAVLIFQKNDKNRNVFLFVFAIFVTWYFVVPLMGSKAFITADQNFRDLPMHDVRITMWSALLEAVSMWPWFGYGWLQTGWAQQATAESVPILRTYMSYSHNFILDLIVWNGWPLAIIFAGLICLWFFRHLVYRGGSSEVFLYCLVAGVFIHGLLEYPLSYAYFLMPAGLVMGYLDGKRSIFKEYGSKLKLQVPWVMASAILYFAVCIDYVKSVSVDVAVRMQSAQIGRDIGLPDVRPEFLILSQLKAMYDVRVMHDYEYESDKNILLMARVARRYPYSPALYQYALARAMRGEYAAAEKQLRVLCGIYSEAHCNTIEKRWENMQKKYPESVGLVDFPSGLSKGFEEGFDEIKK
- the tfpZ gene encoding TfpX/TfpZ family type IV pilin accessory protein, which gives rise to MTAIRYWKQRLRASAIHLGISLCAATMAAVLVFWLWYPYPYREISGGRSLFILVVAVDIIVGPLVTLIIFNKNKPRRELVSDFMIIGALQVLALGYGLWTVFVARPVYLVYEYDRLSVVHAVDINDGILSKAPPSLQKLPVTGPSLIALRKFKNASEQFDATMQALAGIPLSARSDLWQPYASRTGDVLKSARPVKNLRERFASQAALIDQAISETGRSVDSLRYLPMVDREKVWTVLIDAENAEPLGYFPLDSF